The genomic stretch CGTTCGTAATTGGTAATGAGCCCTGATTGATAATCAGGTTGCACTTAACGTGTAACCTGATTTTTTATGCTTATAAGCCCAATACAATTAGAGACCATTATGTTTAATAAAATTTTAGTCGTATGCGTAGGCAACATTTGTCGTTCCCCTACGGGAGAGCGCGTTCTTCAAAAACTGTTACCGAACAAAGAGGTAGCCTCTGCTGGTATCGCTGCTGAAAAAAGCAGATTAATTGGTATGCCCGCAGACGACACTACGATTTTAATTGCCGCTGAAAATGGTGTCGATGTTGAAAATCATCAATCGCAGCAAGTTACACCACAGCTTTGTGCCCAGTATGATTTGATATTGGTAATGGAGAAGGGGCATATGGAGGCGCTCACTCAAATATCACCGGAAGTACGTGGTAAAACCATGCTGTTTGGTCAGTGGATTGGCCAGAAAGACATTCCAGATCCGCACCGTCAAAGCCGTGAGGCGTTTGAATATGCGTATAAGTTGATTGATGAAGCGGCACAAGCTTGGGCAAAAAAACTGTAGATCTATTTAAATAGACAGCTTTTTAAATATCACGCTCTACACGTAGGCGTAGCTAAGCTATCAACAGAATCATACAAAAGAGAAGTACGCGGAGCGTATATATCGTCTCTTAAATAGCAATAATTTAGGAAGTAGCAACCTGATGACAACACAACCATCTCAGCAATCACACACAGATAACTCTGATGAGATAGATTTAGGAAAACTATTTGGCATTTTATTAGATGCTAAATGGCTAATCATGCTCACCACATTTGCTTTTGCTGTGTTTGGTGTTGCGTTTGCCCTGCTTTCAACACCGATATACAAAGCCGATGCATTGATTCAAATTGAAGAAAAGAGC from Vibrio pomeroyi encodes the following:
- a CDS encoding low molecular weight protein-tyrosine-phosphatase, encoding MFNKILVVCVGNICRSPTGERVLQKLLPNKEVASAGIAAEKSRLIGMPADDTTILIAAENGVDVENHQSQQVTPQLCAQYDLILVMEKGHMEALTQISPEVRGKTMLFGQWIGQKDIPDPHRQSREAFEYAYKLIDEAAQAWAKKL